A part of Polynucleobacter sp. MG-Unter2-18 genomic DNA contains:
- a CDS encoding NAD(P)-dependent oxidoreductase — protein MNDPLIGFIGVGNMGNPMAANLLKAGYRLSVFDLESHKAINLVSLGASLAESIAQIGEQSHVVICSLPGPTQVKEVMFGGGGLINVIKPGSTIIDTSTSSVELAQELSNLLEQKNVGFLEAPVTNAVDFAALGKLSIFVAGKQSDFAMWKPIFEVLGEKIFYVGKPGNGATIKLLTNLLWFTHAAVIGEALMLGAKADIPLDIVAAAIQSSAGNSWVAQHDIPSIFAGHYDPSFSLALCCKDLDLVNQIAQSQGFTLTMGQFVQSLFEEAQKTYGASAAELHVVKLLEDRVGTYLRPQSQNLLP, from the coding sequence ATGAATGACCCACTAATTGGCTTTATTGGCGTAGGTAATATGGGCAATCCCATGGCAGCTAATTTATTAAAAGCGGGTTATAGGCTAAGCGTATTTGATCTCGAGTCTCATAAAGCAATAAATTTAGTCTCATTAGGCGCAAGTCTTGCTGAAAGTATTGCGCAAATCGGTGAGCAATCCCATGTAGTGATTTGTTCATTGCCAGGTCCAACACAAGTTAAAGAGGTAATGTTTGGTGGCGGCGGGCTCATTAATGTAATAAAGCCAGGATCGACCATTATTGATACTTCCACCAGTTCGGTAGAGCTAGCACAAGAGTTATCAAACCTACTGGAACAAAAGAATGTAGGCTTTTTAGAGGCGCCAGTGACTAATGCTGTTGACTTTGCAGCACTTGGTAAATTATCGATTTTTGTTGCCGGTAAGCAGTCAGATTTTGCGATGTGGAAACCCATTTTTGAAGTTCTTGGCGAAAAAATATTTTATGTTGGTAAACCTGGTAATGGGGCTACGATTAAGTTACTCACCAATCTGCTATGGTTTACACATGCCGCAGTGATCGGTGAGGCTTTGATGTTAGGTGCTAAGGCTGATATTCCATTAGATATTGTTGCTGCAGCGATTCAATCAAGTGCTGGTAATAGCTGGGTAGCTCAACATGACATTCCATCGATTTTTGCAGGTCACTATGACCCAAGTTTTTCTCTAGCGTTATGTTGTAAAGATTTGGATTTGGTCAATCAAATTGCGCAGTCTCAGGGCTTTACGTTGACTATGGGTCAATTTGTTCAAAGCCTTTTCGAGGAGGCTCAAAAAACATATGGGGCATCTGCTGCTGAGTTGCATGTAGTCAAATTATTGGAAGATCGGGTTGGTACTTATTTACGCCCTCAATCACAAAATTTGCTTCCATAA
- a CDS encoding trans-aconitate 2-methyltransferase has product MGDYTKMSAHYDTIMTSGYYDYPAIVDGLLSHHPFENVLEIGCGTGLILEEIAKREPTANIRGIDLTQSMLDIAQKRLETYPNIKLSQQNITELSLEQQYRLVFSYGGVWYFVIDGNKEPFLVSHIYDEQANHLGLESLSKFVQSGGKLLLGIQGPHYDYEKPISNGMIYSQKIEPLELGFTKHYYLDDKDNRVMAQTIHYRTYNFSDAKKLLSSYSFEYEDRTEKHQHFLEFKRL; this is encoded by the coding sequence ATGGGCGATTACACCAAGATGTCGGCACATTACGACACGATTATGACCTCAGGGTATTACGACTATCCAGCAATTGTTGATGGATTACTTAGTCATCATCCTTTTGAGAATGTTTTGGAGATTGGGTGCGGCACGGGTTTAATTTTGGAGGAGATTGCCAAGCGTGAACCAACAGCCAATATCCGTGGCATAGACTTAACTCAATCGATGCTTGACATAGCACAAAAACGTTTAGAGACGTATCCAAATATTAAGTTAAGTCAGCAAAATATTACCGAGTTAAGTCTTGAGCAGCAATATCGTTTAGTTTTTTCATATGGCGGCGTTTGGTATTTCGTGATTGATGGCAATAAAGAACCATTTCTAGTTAGCCATATCTATGATGAGCAAGCAAACCATCTTGGACTTGAAAGTTTAAGTAAATTTGTTCAGTCCGGCGGAAAATTGCTACTGGGAATTCAAGGACCACACTATGATTATGAAAAGCCAATTTCTAATGGGATGATCTATTCACAAAAGATTGAACCTTTAGAGCTGGGGTTCACTAAGCACTATTACTTAGATGACAAAGATAATCGTGTCATGGCACAGACGATTCACTATCGCACCTATAATTTTAGCGATGCCAAGAAATTGCTATCAAGCTATAGTTTTGAGTATGAAGATCGCACAGAAAAGCACCAACATTTTCTTGAGTTTAAGCGTCTTTAG
- the ppk2 gene encoding polyphosphate kinase 2 — MSNSEIHEHTYEADLRLLQIELVKLQRHIIQKGKRLLVIFEGRDTAGKDGSIKSITEHLSPRDSRVVALNKPSPHEEGEWYFQRYVAQLPTAGEFVLFNRSWYNRAGVEKVMGFCTDDQYKQFMNTVNDFESLLVGSDIQIIKYYLDISKEEQAARLKDRAKDPLKQWKISPIDQKAQKMWSAYSEARDSMLKKTSSSDAPWTVVSANDKRLAHLNLIANLLSRVDYPDKDKKIFKIDPKIVLTWPADSKKLPKLAH, encoded by the coding sequence GTGAGTAATTCTGAAATTCATGAACATACTTACGAGGCAGACCTCAGACTGCTTCAAATTGAATTAGTCAAACTTCAGCGTCACATTATTCAAAAAGGTAAACGCCTCTTAGTTATTTTCGAAGGACGCGATACCGCCGGTAAAGATGGCTCCATTAAAAGTATTACCGAACATTTAAGCCCCAGAGATAGTAGAGTCGTTGCTTTGAATAAACCCTCCCCGCACGAGGAAGGCGAATGGTACTTCCAAAGATACGTTGCTCAACTTCCGACCGCTGGTGAATTCGTATTATTTAACCGTAGTTGGTATAACCGTGCGGGCGTCGAAAAAGTCATGGGATTTTGCACTGACGACCAATACAAGCAGTTTATGAATACAGTCAATGATTTTGAATCTCTACTAGTTGGATCGGATATTCAAATCATTAAATATTACTTAGATATCAGCAAAGAAGAGCAAGCAGCTCGACTAAAGGATCGCGCAAAGGATCCACTAAAGCAATGGAAGATTAGTCCAATAGACCAAAAGGCACAGAAGATGTGGAGCGCTTACTCGGAAGCTAGAGATAGCATGCTCAAAAAAACTAGCTCATCAGATGCTCCCTGGACAGTCGTTAGTGCCAACGATAAAAGACTTGCGCACCTCAATCTGATTGCCAATTTGTTGTCACGAGTTGATTACCCAGACAAAGACAAGAAGATCTTCAAGATTGATCCAAAGATTGTGCTGACTTGGCCTGCAGATTCTAAAAAGTTACCTAAGCTCGCTCACTAA
- a CDS encoding HNH endonuclease: MTGRIKKKLILSELSNLPGPQPELLICPLCDRAIPKSQRDEHHLIPKSHGGRQTAVLHRICHRQIHAVFTEAELARQYNTVEQLKLQADLAGFIEWVRLKPDEFFERTRKSRRLKST, translated from the coding sequence ATGACAGGACGCATCAAGAAAAAACTGATTCTGTCTGAGTTAAGTAACTTACCAGGTCCACAACCCGAATTATTGATTTGCCCACTTTGCGACAGAGCCATCCCAAAATCGCAGCGAGATGAGCACCACCTGATTCCTAAATCTCATGGGGGTCGTCAAACTGCAGTCTTACATCGCATTTGCCATCGACAGATACACGCCGTCTTTACTGAAGCTGAGCTAGCGCGCCAATATAACACTGTTGAACAACTTAAACTACAAGCTGACTTAGCAGGATTTATTGAGTGGGTTCGCTTAAAGCCCGATGAATTTTTTGAGCGTACACGCAAAAGTCGAAGGCTAAAGTCTACGTAG
- a CDS encoding DUF4149 domain-containing protein has translation MIKTVLHTSALLSSSLLFGGMLLFSASFAAFLFKSLPPEEARALIRKAFPSFYIFVAITSLIAALLAITSSLFSASILALIFLTTIPTRQILMPAINAAADAKLKQRFLVLHGLSVVITLVHIVAVGFVIVDLAAQ, from the coding sequence TTGATTAAAACCGTTCTCCACACATCTGCCTTACTAAGCTCCTCCTTACTATTTGGAGGCATGCTGTTATTTTCCGCAAGCTTTGCCGCATTTCTATTTAAATCTTTACCACCAGAAGAAGCTCGTGCATTAATACGCAAGGCCTTCCCATCTTTTTATATATTTGTTGCCATCACATCACTCATTGCAGCGCTACTAGCTATAACGAGCAGTTTATTTAGCGCTAGTATTTTGGCGCTCATTTTTCTAACCACTATTCCTACTCGTCAAATCCTGATGCCCGCAATCAATGCAGCTGCGGATGCAAAGCTGAAGCAGCGTTTTTTAGTGTTACATGGTTTATCTGTTGTTATAACCCTGGTACATATCGTCGCGGTTGGATTTGTGATTGTTGATTTAGCAGCCCAATAA
- a CDS encoding cryptochrome/deoxyribodipyrimidine photo-lyase family protein, with translation MSYQLVWFKRDLRCEDHAALVEAIKRGPIRCIYVIEPTLWLQPDVSLQHFEFIRESLQDLDAQLRLRGGSLEIHEGELIEVLTKIWQANPFQDIHSHEETGNGFTYARDRELGNWCRSHGIQWGEYPQFGVTRGLKNRNVWQANWQRHMEAPLHDLSQIHFWKAPLSSTLVLNSGTSLLTPSTMQAPQHLHHNPPRRQHGGRSVALKTLNSFLKQRSMQYRGGISSPLSAPDACSRLSVYLSYGCLSIREVVQATNEELLQTPPQASRKISGLSAFMSRLYWHCHFIQKLESEPEIEWQNMHRGYDGLRENEFNQDYFNALKDAKTGWPMVDACVTMLRETGWLNFRMRAMLVSVAAYPLWLHWRPVGEWLATQFLDYEPGIHWSQLQMQSGTTGINVTRVYNPIKQAQDQDPKGIFVRKWLPYMRQIPDTWIFEPWMMPQEVQKSIGLYTGKEIPDPVVEIAIATKQSKDRLYARRNLSEVRAGKKSVIDKHASRAKRNERNSSKAKGEDTSSQFTFEF, from the coding sequence ATGAGTTATCAACTGGTCTGGTTTAAGCGTGACTTGCGCTGTGAGGACCACGCCGCCCTTGTCGAAGCTATAAAGCGTGGACCTATTCGGTGCATTTACGTCATTGAGCCAACGCTTTGGCTGCAACCAGATGTCTCCCTTCAACATTTTGAGTTCATTCGAGAATCCCTTCAAGACCTAGATGCCCAACTGCGTTTACGTGGCGGCTCTTTAGAGATCCATGAAGGTGAACTGATTGAGGTGCTTACTAAAATTTGGCAAGCCAATCCTTTTCAGGACATCCATTCTCATGAAGAAACTGGAAATGGATTTACTTACGCCAGAGATCGAGAACTTGGTAACTGGTGCAGGTCTCACGGCATTCAATGGGGTGAATATCCCCAGTTTGGCGTGACTAGGGGTCTTAAGAACCGTAATGTATGGCAAGCCAATTGGCAAAGACACATGGAAGCACCCTTACATGATCTCTCACAGATTCATTTTTGGAAAGCCCCTCTTTCAAGCACCTTAGTACTGAATTCAGGCACTTCTCTTTTAACGCCCTCAACAATGCAGGCGCCTCAGCACTTGCACCACAACCCTCCCCGCAGACAACACGGAGGAAGGTCTGTCGCCCTCAAAACACTCAATAGTTTTTTAAAGCAACGAAGCATGCAGTACCGCGGCGGGATTTCTTCACCTCTATCCGCGCCAGATGCTTGCTCCCGCTTATCGGTATATCTGAGCTATGGGTGCCTTAGCATTAGAGAAGTAGTTCAAGCTACAAACGAAGAATTACTGCAAACTCCGCCTCAAGCTAGCCGAAAAATATCAGGTCTGAGTGCCTTCATGAGTCGCTTATATTGGCATTGTCATTTCATTCAAAAGCTAGAGAGTGAACCTGAAATCGAATGGCAAAACATGCACCGCGGATATGACGGACTCCGTGAGAATGAATTTAATCAAGATTACTTTAATGCCCTAAAGGACGCTAAGACGGGCTGGCCCATGGTAGACGCCTGCGTCACTATGCTGCGCGAGACGGGATGGCTTAATTTTAGAATGCGTGCAATGCTGGTCTCTGTTGCCGCCTACCCACTTTGGCTGCATTGGAGACCGGTAGGGGAATGGTTAGCTACTCAGTTTTTAGACTATGAGCCAGGCATCCATTGGAGTCAGCTACAAATGCAATCCGGCACAACCGGAATTAATGTGACTCGCGTCTATAACCCCATTAAGCAAGCGCAAGACCAGGACCCAAAAGGCATTTTCGTTAGAAAGTGGCTTCCTTACATGCGACAGATACCAGATACATGGATATTTGAGCCATGGATGATGCCTCAGGAAGTGCAAAAGAGTATCGGACTCTATACTGGTAAAGAAATCCCAGATCCAGTGGTAGAAATTGCCATTGCCACAAAGCAATCTAAAGATCGTCTATATGCTAGACGTAACTTGTCAGAAGTTCGGGCTGGTAAAAAATCTGTTATTGATAAACATGCCTCGCGAGCAAAAAGAAATGAACGCAACAGCTCTAAGGCCAAAGGGGAAGATACAAGCTCACAATTTACTTTTGAGTTTTAG
- a CDS encoding DUF3313 domain-containing protein — protein sequence MNKLGALVATISVATLLAACSNTPKLASEPMPKSGFLPNYSVLVPMATSEADTRIWRYRKAGVNPGAYTAVILDPIYLNQNATREISPELINQAQIALQDSIVSAVNSRGSIKIVNQPGPGVARISVGITGAESSADSLQPWNFTPIGLAMNAAAYAGGVNSKTPAMLVESKITDSQTKEVIGEGLVTIQGESFRTGGGSVESFVAMAKKVVRVALETAADPRVTSAK from the coding sequence ATGAATAAATTAGGCGCATTAGTTGCGACAATCTCTGTAGCTACTTTGTTGGCTGCCTGTAGCAATACGCCTAAATTGGCCAGCGAGCCAATGCCCAAGTCGGGGTTTTTGCCAAATTACTCGGTATTAGTGCCGATGGCTACATCTGAAGCGGATACTCGTATTTGGAGATATCGTAAAGCTGGCGTGAATCCAGGCGCCTACACTGCAGTCATTTTGGATCCAATCTACTTGAACCAAAACGCTACGAGGGAAATTTCTCCAGAGCTCATTAATCAAGCGCAGATTGCATTGCAAGATTCCATTGTTAGTGCAGTGAATAGTCGTGGTAGTATTAAGATCGTAAATCAACCCGGTCCAGGTGTTGCTCGAATCTCCGTTGGCATTACTGGTGCAGAGAGTTCGGCAGATAGCTTGCAGCCATGGAATTTCACGCCAATTGGATTGGCAATGAATGCAGCAGCTTATGCCGGTGGCGTGAACTCTAAAACTCCGGCAATGTTGGTAGAGAGCAAGATTACCGATAGTCAAACTAAAGAAGTCATTGGTGAGGGCTTAGTCACTATTCAGGGTGAATCTTTCCGCACGGGCGGTGGTTCAGTTGAATCATTTGTTGCTATGGCTAAAAAAGTAGTCAGGGTTGCATTAGAAACCGCTGCTGATCCAAGAGTAACTTCTGCAAAATAA
- the wrbA gene encoding NAD(P)H:quinone oxidoreductase, with amino-acid sequence MSQSDVLVLYYSRYGATRDLARLIAEGIESVPGVNARLRTVPAISTVCEATEAAVPADGAPYVEYADLKECIGLALGSPTRFGNMAAPMKYFWDGSSSEWLNGALVGKPACVFTSTGSLHGGQETTLLTMMIPLLHHGMMLMGIPYSEPDLMSTSSGGSPYGVTHLAHADGRAPISPEEQRLAIAQGKRLALAAIKLI; translated from the coding sequence ATGAGCCAATCTGACGTTTTAGTTTTGTACTACTCACGCTACGGAGCAACCCGAGACTTAGCTCGACTCATTGCCGAAGGTATTGAAAGTGTCCCGGGTGTTAATGCCAGACTACGCACTGTCCCAGCAATCTCCACTGTCTGTGAAGCTACGGAAGCTGCAGTCCCAGCAGATGGTGCTCCCTATGTTGAATATGCCGACTTAAAAGAATGTATTGGTCTAGCTCTAGGTTCTCCCACACGCTTTGGCAATATGGCCGCTCCCATGAAATACTTCTGGGATGGCAGCTCTTCAGAGTGGCTAAATGGTGCACTCGTTGGCAAACCAGCTTGCGTCTTTACCAGCACTGGCAGCCTGCACGGCGGCCAAGAAACCACCCTTCTCACAATGATGATTCCCTTGCTTCACCACGGCATGATGCTCATGGGCATTCCTTATAGCGAACCTGACCTCATGAGCACCTCAAGCGGGGGTAGCCCTTATGGCGTCACCCACCTTGCGCATGCCGATGGTAGAGCGCCGATTAGCCCTGAAGAACAGCGCCTAGCGATTGCTCAAGGCAAACGCTTAGCACTTGCAGCTATCAAACTGATTTAA
- a CDS encoding aspartate aminotransferase family protein — MTLKNQVKLMQEAHLHMPQGVAENYRYWGDEQTVFISSAKGAQLMDCDGKKYIDFRLGYGPIILGYRDDRIDQAVIRQIQEGGTLSGFSTSLDTEVAKQIKALCPQIDKLRFANSGTEAVMGAVRTARGFTGRDRIAIVEGSFHGLVDEMMWKSDIENWNSGDLLPPKIIPFGAGIPNNTCELVDFIELNNYESLEQLFMARKDSLACILLEPIIGNAGSIAACNCWLQRLRDLCTENGTILIIDEVKTGFRVAKGGAQSLYGIYADLTTYAKAMGNGYPIAAFGGRSEVMDVVGSHHGGVVHGGTYTANLVSLSAAYATLDILGKTNALKTVDEAGQKIKALLGRVFTAAGIEHAFAGPPAMFGIHFSREVPNNYRQWRKVNNTLYQKFAWKLIEYGVMLEPDSREPWFICEAHGQIDFAWLEDVATKAIKSAL; from the coding sequence ATGACATTAAAGAATCAAGTCAAACTCATGCAAGAAGCGCACTTGCACATGCCTCAAGGGGTAGCAGAAAATTACCGCTATTGGGGTGATGAGCAAACTGTATTTATCTCCTCAGCCAAGGGGGCTCAGCTGATGGACTGCGATGGCAAAAAATACATTGATTTTCGTTTGGGATATGGCCCAATTATCTTGGGCTATCGCGATGATCGTATTGACCAGGCCGTTATTCGACAAATTCAGGAAGGCGGAACGCTATCGGGTTTTTCTACATCTCTAGATACAGAGGTGGCGAAGCAAATCAAAGCGCTATGCCCACAAATTGATAAGTTACGTTTTGCTAATTCTGGTACCGAAGCAGTGATGGGCGCAGTCAGAACAGCGCGTGGTTTTACTGGCAGAGATCGAATTGCTATTGTAGAAGGTAGCTTTCATGGCCTAGTTGATGAAATGATGTGGAAATCTGATATCGAAAATTGGAATTCTGGCGATCTTCTTCCCCCCAAAATTATTCCATTTGGGGCAGGTATTCCTAACAATACGTGCGAGCTGGTTGACTTTATTGAGCTCAATAATTATGAATCTCTTGAGCAACTTTTTATGGCAAGGAAAGATTCCTTAGCCTGTATTTTATTGGAGCCAATTATTGGTAACGCAGGCAGTATTGCAGCCTGTAATTGCTGGTTACAAAGATTGCGTGATCTATGTACCGAAAACGGTACGATTCTCATTATTGATGAAGTTAAAACGGGGTTTAGGGTAGCTAAGGGTGGCGCTCAATCTTTGTATGGAATTTATGCAGACCTAACAACGTATGCTAAGGCCATGGGCAACGGCTATCCTATTGCGGCTTTTGGTGGAAGATCCGAGGTGATGGACGTGGTTGGTTCTCATCATGGAGGTGTTGTGCATGGTGGAACCTATACTGCCAATTTAGTCAGCTTAAGTGCAGCATATGCAACCTTAGATATTTTGGGAAAAACCAATGCTCTTAAAACAGTGGATGAGGCGGGACAGAAGATTAAAGCGTTATTAGGTCGTGTCTTTACTGCTGCTGGAATTGAACATGCTTTTGCTGGACCGCCTGCAATGTTTGGCATTCACTTTTCTAGGGAAGTACCCAATAATTATCGCCAGTGGCGAAAAGTGAACAATACCCTATATCAAAAATTTGCCTGGAAATTAATTGAGTATGGAGTGATGCTCGAGCCAGACTCAAGAGAGCCTTGGTTTATTTGTGAGGCACATGGTCAAATAGACTTTGCTTGGTTAGAGGATGTGGCCACTAAAGCAATTAAATCCGCACTCTAG
- a CDS encoding YihY family inner membrane protein, with protein MRLIRNPQLWLSLGKEIWERNRGQNLKQVAASLAFTTTLALIPMLTVASILIGYLPSVIRIKYAFQAWLLDTYMPGGLNQQVFNYLDQFSAQAKGLTLIGLVGLVITTIMTLAVIESAFNQIFRISETRPILKKVAIYFSATILGPILLGIGTYLSGLLFSAAEGWTETLSFGLGFVATVVPVLLAMAVFSVAYKILPYAKIQWRDALSGAFFAALTFELMKFGFGLFLTNVAFYKTVYGAFAIFPLALIWIYLTWWITLAGAVLVANLPSIRNGLLKVISY; from the coding sequence ATGCGCCTCATACGGAATCCTCAATTATGGCTCTCTCTGGGAAAAGAGATATGGGAGCGTAACCGGGGTCAAAATTTGAAGCAAGTAGCGGCTAGCTTGGCCTTTACTACAACGCTTGCCTTAATTCCCATGCTGACGGTAGCCTCCATTTTGATTGGCTATCTCCCAAGTGTGATTCGAATTAAGTATGCCTTTCAGGCTTGGCTACTAGATACCTATATGCCGGGGGGCTTAAATCAGCAGGTCTTTAATTACTTAGATCAATTTTCAGCTCAGGCTAAAGGCCTCACCTTAATTGGTTTGGTCGGCCTGGTAATTACGACGATCATGACATTAGCTGTCATTGAGAGTGCGTTTAATCAGATCTTTCGCATCTCTGAAACTCGTCCTATTTTGAAGAAGGTGGCAATCTATTTTTCCGCAACCATACTGGGACCTATCTTATTGGGTATTGGTACCTACCTGAGTGGTCTCCTATTTAGTGCGGCAGAGGGGTGGACGGAAACCCTAAGCTTTGGTTTGGGGTTTGTGGCAACGGTGGTGCCAGTACTCCTGGCCATGGCCGTATTTTCAGTGGCTTACAAAATCCTACCTTACGCCAAGATTCAGTGGCGTGATGCTTTGAGTGGCGCCTTCTTTGCGGCTTTAACTTTTGAGTTGATGAAGTTTGGCTTTGGCCTCTTTTTAACTAATGTCGCCTTCTACAAAACGGTCTATGGCGCCTTTGCGATCTTCCCCTTGGCGCTGATTTGGATTTACCTTACCTGGTGGATTACCTTGGCTGGGGCGGTTTTGGTTGCCAATCTCCCTAGCATTCGTAATGGGTTGCTCAAGGTGATTAGCTACTGA
- a CDS encoding carboxymuconolactone decarboxylase family protein → MNKEAFEKGLKTRREVLGAEYVDNSIKNADAFNMPMQELVTEYCWNEIWNRPGLDRKTRSIINLSMITALNRPHELKLHVRGAINNGLSKEDIQEVFLQAAIYCGVPAAIDSFRCAKEVFAEMGI, encoded by the coding sequence ATGAATAAGGAAGCATTTGAAAAAGGCCTCAAAACTCGCCGCGAAGTACTGGGGGCTGAGTACGTAGACAACTCTATTAAGAATGCTGATGCGTTCAATATGCCTATGCAGGAATTGGTCACTGAATATTGCTGGAATGAAATCTGGAATCGCCCTGGATTAGATCGTAAAACAAGAAGCATCATTAATCTCTCCATGATTACCGCTTTAAATCGCCCTCATGAGCTAAAGCTTCACGTACGAGGCGCAATTAATAATGGATTAAGCAAAGAGGATATTCAGGAGGTATTTTTGCAGGCGGCGATTTACTGTGGGGTACCTGCAGCGATTGATAGTTTCCGATGTGCGAAAGAGGTCTTTGCGGAGATGGGAATTTAG
- a CDS encoding CBS domain-containing protein, which produces MKVCDILRVKGSTLFTVAPDTALQTAVLVMSEHDIGSLVVMEYDKLVGILTFREVISALAKHHGKLDDLNVQSVMNAKPLTCNMETEIDEVRRMMLVDHARYLPVIDQKMLMGVISFYDVAKSVVEAQDFENSMLKAYIRDWPEGAEKASP; this is translated from the coding sequence ATGAAAGTTTGCGACATACTGCGCGTTAAGGGCAGCACACTATTTACAGTGGCACCGGATACTGCTTTGCAAACTGCTGTCTTAGTGATGAGTGAGCATGACATCGGCTCATTGGTTGTGATGGAGTACGACAAACTCGTGGGTATCTTGACATTCCGTGAAGTGATTTCAGCTTTAGCAAAACACCATGGCAAGTTAGATGATCTCAACGTCCAAAGCGTGATGAATGCCAAGCCTTTGACGTGCAATATGGAGACGGAGATTGATGAGGTTCGCCGCATGATGCTAGTTGACCATGCTCGTTACTTGCCGGTGATTGACCAAAAGATGCTGATGGGTGTGATTTCTTTCTACGACGTGGCCAAATCCGTTGTTGAGGCCCAGGACTTTGAAAACTCCATGCTCAAGGCATATATCCGCGACTGGCCAGAAGGGGCTGAAAAAGCTAGCCCATAG
- a CDS encoding DUF2069 domain-containing protein, translating to MFKSWLSKNPYQLIATAAFVDLFILCVAWEWFISPLRPGGSWLILKAIPLLFAIPGLWKGNVYTMQWASMLILLYITEGLVRILETGVNFWMAALETTIGTVGFVCLLMFLKPIKARAKAAKKERAAAEIPE from the coding sequence ATGTTCAAAAGCTGGCTCTCCAAAAACCCTTATCAGCTGATAGCTACGGCAGCTTTTGTTGATCTGTTCATTCTGTGCGTTGCTTGGGAATGGTTCATTTCCCCACTCAGGCCCGGTGGCTCCTGGCTCATTCTCAAGGCCATTCCCCTACTATTTGCCATTCCAGGCCTGTGGAAAGGTAATGTCTACACCATGCAGTGGGCCTCTATGCTGATCCTGCTCTATATCACCGAGGGCTTAGTTCGTATTTTGGAAACTGGAGTCAATTTCTGGATGGCAGCCTTAGAGACCACCATTGGAACAGTGGGTTTTGTCTGTCTGCTGATGTTCCTCAAACCCATCAAAGCGCGGGCTAAGGCAGCAAAAAAAGAGCGGGCTGCAGCCGAAATCCCAGAGTAA
- a CDS encoding serine/threonine protein kinase translates to MSQKKLVKQLLKKLDKLEADREKLIDKLAKALDKLEKNTPVKKVAAKKAAAKKAPVKKVAAKKVPAKKVVAKKAPAKKVVAKKAVAKKVISETPIAE, encoded by the coding sequence ATGAGTCAGAAAAAATTAGTTAAGCAGTTATTGAAAAAACTAGACAAGCTCGAGGCAGATAGAGAAAAACTCATCGACAAGCTGGCAAAAGCTTTGGATAAGCTTGAGAAAAATACGCCAGTTAAAAAGGTAGCAGCCAAAAAAGCAGCGGCCAAAAAGGCCCCAGTTAAAAAAGTTGCAGCTAAGAAAGTGCCAGCAAAGAAGGTAGTAGCAAAAAAGGCTCCAGCTAAAAAAGTAGTGGCCAAAAAAGCTGTTGCGAAAAAAGTAATTTCAGAAACACCTATTGCTGAATAA